A segment of the Echinicola strongylocentroti genome:
TGGCTTCTCACTATGATTATAAAAGACTCAGGGAGCTGTATGGCCAATACCGGGTATTGCATGATTTTAAGAGGGGAATACAGCTGGTGGCGGAAGAGCTTTCTCGGCTGGGCTATGCCTTGATCAATAATGAAAAGCCAAAGCATCCACATTATCCGATTGATTTTTTGGAAAACCTAAGGACAGAAATAGAAGAGCTCGAAAAGTCAGGGGTGAAGTGCCTGATGCTTCGGAAGATTTATGCCAACCTGGCTTCCATTACCGCACGGGTAGATGATATTTATAATTACTTCTATGAAGACCAATTGACCTTTATTTCCCAGACGCGTGAACAGAGCCTTTCCAAATTTGTAGGGCACCAAAGTTTCTCCCTAAAGTTGATCATCGATAATTTATCCCTTGAGTCAAATGTCTTTCGGCATGCACTCCGGCTGGCAGTGACATGTTTGTTGGGGTATTTGATTTCCCTTCAGCTTTCTTTAGGTAGCCACAGCTATTGGGTGGTGCTGACTATATTGGTGATATTGAGACCGGGGTTTAGCTTGACCAAACGGAGGAATACGCAGCGCATTTTGGGGACGCTTATAGGAGGGCTCACTGGAGTGCTTATTTTGTACCTAGTGCCGGACTTCACTGTAAGATTCGTTTTTTTGGTGCTGTTTATGGTGTTGGCGTATAGTTTTCTCCGGATCAGGTATTTTTTGGCGGTGGTGTTTATGACACCGTTTATATTTATCGTGTATTCGTTTTTGTACCCTGACTCTAATTTTCTGATCGTCAGGGAGCGGATCATTGATACAGTACTGGGTTCAGGTCTTGCTTACTTGGCAAGTAATTTCTTTCTTCCTAGTTGGGAATATACTGGATTTAAGCAAATGTCTGCAAAGGTGCTGAAAGCGAATCTGGAGTATTTTGCCATGATCATCAGTAGGCTTGATACGGCTACTTTCGATGAAGTGGCTTATCGGTTGGCGAGAAGAAAGATGTACCTTCAGTCGGCAAATTTGTCTGCCGCTTTTCAGCGGATGCTTGATGAGCCCAAAAGCAAACAGAAAAACAAGCAGGACTTGCACCAATTTGTGGTGCTTAACCATATACTGTCTTCTTACTTTTCCACGCTTTCTTCCAGTTTGATGCGTTCTGATATGGTGCTTTCTTCACCCGACCAAGTGGTTAAGATCAAACGGATTCGCAATTACCTACTGAGAAGTTTAGAGCATTTGAACGAAAGAGGTGAGGAGTTGGATTTTTCGGTGCTGGATAACGAGGAAACCTTTCTTAAAGCCACTGATTCCGCAGAAATTTCCCTGCTTACGGAACAGCTTCAGCTGATCCAGAAGACGTGTTCGGATTTGGAGAAGCTCAGCAGAAAAATGACAGCCAGCTAATGGCCGGGAGTGGAAGCAGCGTGTGTTCCTACCGGTTTTTTCACTGAAAATGTTGGTTTATCGTCGCAAGGTAATTTCAGGCTTTTAGGGATTTCAGCTATATTGGGAGAAATAACCTAAACGAATGATAAAAACCCTTTTGCTTCAGATTGTATGCTGTTTTATGTTCCTGTTTTCTTCCGTGTTATATGCGCAAGAAACGGTGAAATTTGCCATGGTGGGGCTGTCCCATGGCCACAGCCCTTGGTTTTTTGAGTGGGGCAAGGAAGAAGGGATGGAGTTGGTGAGCATTTATGAGCCAGATAAGTCCATCGCCAGATCGTTTCAAGAGCGGTATGGTTTAGAGGAAGCACTATTGTACACCGACCTGCAAAGAATGCTTCAGGAAACGCAGCCCGACGGTATATTGGTGTTTGGAGCCATCGTGGACCATCTCGAGGCGGTGAAAGTGGCCGCACCGATGGGAATCCATGTTATGGTGGAAAAGCCACTGGCTACTACATTGGCAGATGCCCAAAAAATGGCGCAGTTGGCCAAGGAAAATTCCATCCACTTATTGACAGATTATGAGACCTCTTGGTACCCGGCCACCGAGAAGGTCTTCCGCTTTTTTGATGAGCAGCAAGCAGCGTTTGGGGAGATCCGAAAGATGGTATTTCACCATGGCCATGAAGGCCCCAAGGAAATCGGCGTGGGGCCAGAGTTTTTGGAATGGCTGACCGATCCGGTGAAAAATGGAGGAGGAGCCTTGGTGGACTTTGGTTGCTACGGAGCCAATATCATGACTTATCTGATGCATGGTGAGCGGCCCCTTGCCGTAACGGCGGTTACCAAAACGTACAAGCCGGAGATTTATCCCGAAGTGGATGACGAAGCCACCATCATCGTGGATTACAAAAGCAGCCAAGGCATCATCCAAGCTTCATGGAACTGGCCTTTCAATAGGAAGGACATGGAGGTGTATGGCGAAAGGGGTTACGTAATTACCAAGGATGATGAACAGCTTCGCTACAGGGTCAAAGGTAAGGAAGAAAGGCAAATGAAGGCAGCAGCTGCGCAATTGGATGTCGAAACCAACCCTTTCGAATATTTTCGGGAGGTGATTGTGGGCGACCGGGTGCCTGATGCTTTTAGTCCCTATACTTTGGAGAACAATTTGCGGGTAATGGAGATTTTGGATGCGGCAAGAAAGTCTGCTGAGCAGGGAGAGCGAGTGGTTTTGCAGGAATGAAGTGTTTCTTCCAGCATCCCTCATATTTAGAAAACCTTGGAAGAAACACTTCTAAACCCGAGTTGGGTCATAAAAGCAATTCGTCATAGCGAGGATGTGTGGCACCAAGCAGTCTCGCTATGACGAGCTCAGGTACTCAACTCAATCATAATCTGAATACCTTACGGCAAAGACGCAGCGGTTATCTTGGCCATATTTGGAGGTTTCGTATTCTGTAATGTTCCACAAGTATCCAGAGCTTTGTTCGTAATACAGGTCCTCCGCACCATGTGGCCAGCGGTATCGAGAACCGTTTGATGCACCGTCATGGTAGCGGACGAGTCTTGCGGTAGAGCCTTGATAGGAGCTTTTGCCCGTTGCGGTCATGATCGTAGTGGTGCCATTTCTGTATACTCCCTGCATATTGTAGACGGGACCATTGTTTCCGGTGGCGTTATCTTTTGGTATGACTACTTCTACCGGAGAACTGGAAGGAATCTCTCCTTGGCCATTAAGCAAAAATCCGTGAACTGTCGGAGTAGAGGAACTGGATGAGGAAATGTATTGTCCCGTCCAAAGCCTTGGGTTGGATGCGCTGTCTTCTCCCAAGGCAACACAGGAAAAGGGCTCGGCGTTAGGAATGTCGTAATAGCCGGATTGAGGTAAAATATACCTGTAGTTAAAGGCCCTCAGCGTTCCGTCAGTTTCTTCTCCCAAACGTGACTTGGACGTGTCCCCTGATACTTCTACGATTTTGTTCAGGTCAAAAACCCTTATGCCGAGTTGGGTGGAGGCAACGTAAAGTTTTTCGTCATAATAAGCTACTCCACCAGCATGTACCCGCACTGGCCCAAATTCGCCAAGTTGAGTGTATTGGCTGGATGGGTTATAAAAGGGATTGTTGACATCCTGCACCAACAGGATATGTCGGTATTTGATATCGTTCATATCAGTGATGTCCACCAAGGAAACCCGGGCTCCTTTATGTTGGTTTTCGACACCTGGAATCTGCGACGGCCCCACCGCGTACCAAGATACCAGCAGAAACCTTCTTCCGCTCCATTGGAAACCAGTGATGCCCTGAGGTCGCCAATCTTCGGTTTGCTGATCTCCTGAATTCCATTTGAAGCCGGTCACCTGTCTGTCAGAAGGGATATTGAACCCATATACCGAATTGTAACCGCTGGTGGTGGCGGTACGGTTTAGGTTCAGTGTGGCAGGTGTCTCAAATCCGTGTGAAGCCAAGCTGGACACAAAACTGCTTTCGTCGGTATAGCTGCTGTTAATGGTCGTTGTGGTCGAGCTGATGGAATGAAGTGGCTCTGTGGAAGGGGATTCAGTGACATCGATAAACTCATCCTCGGTGCAGGAAGTGGCAAGGAGGAGGCTACATGCTAGCATAAAATGGTTGATTTTCATGGTTATTATTGTTTAGGTTAGGTAAATCAAACGTTAGTTAAAAAAAAGGGTGATTGCCTGATTTGTTTTGGCAACCACCCTTTGTGATTTTGGAGTTAATTTTCGTTGTCCCACCAGACTTTTACATTGATTTCGTCTCCACCCATCCGGTTGACGGCCTCTTGGTAATTTTGGAAATTACTGTTGGCTTCGTCAATTGGGTAATAAAACCGGGAGGGCATTTCGCCGTCATTTAGCATGGAGGCCGATGTAGGGAGTTCAGGAAGTCCTGTTCGCCGTTGCTCGAACCAAGCTTGGTAATCCGTAAAGAACAGGTCGTAGTATTTTTGGAGTAAAATACGGTCCAGACTTCCGTCAAATGTAACAAACGGGTTGTCAAAGTACCCCTCAGGAACTTCCTGGCTCCACATCTCGATGGCCGCTCTTACGCCATTTTCATAGTGTTCTTGGGCATCAGTGGTGTAGCCTCTTTGGGCCATTTCGGCCTTTATGAATTCTACTTCCGCATAACTCATGATAGGTATGATCAGCGGTGCTTCGGCCAAGCTTCTTTGTACCCCAGAGGCGGTAGCGATGCTGTCAGGCAAAGGGTTTTCGACAAAGTCCGTAGGCTGGCCGATATAGCCATAATCTTCCCCTTCCAGCCCTTTGGCAGTGCCTGCAAAAACGCCGATTCTGGGATCTTGAAAGTTGTTCAGGTTATCGATGAAGAATTCCGTGTAATACCGGAATACGCCAAAGTCTTGAGGCCTGTCCCAAGGGGAAAGGGTCGGTGCC
Coding sequences within it:
- a CDS encoding FUSC family membrane protein; the protein is MSFFKPAALKSFILGQYFTDGVKMTLGVLLPAVVFSLMGDFRTGISISLGAFLVSISDSTGPLEHRRTGMLASCGFVFLSALVTGVLNKYPMLMGVEIAVFCFVFAMFTVYGTRAASVGAAALLGMAISMDPQKTAAAFWLYALMVLAGGVWYTLLSLSIMQIRPYRVAQQALGESVLKVAAFLRQKAAFYATDTDVEANYRKLAAVQVEVNEHQDSVRELLYKTRKRVGESISSGQLLLVIFVDMVDIFEQMMASHYDYKRLRELYGQYRVLHDFKRGIQLVAEELSRLGYALINNEKPKHPHYPIDFLENLRTEIEELEKSGVKCLMLRKIYANLASITARVDDIYNYFYEDQLTFISQTREQSLSKFVGHQSFSLKLIIDNLSLESNVFRHALRLAVTCLLGYLISLQLSLGSHSYWVVLTILVILRPGFSLTKRRNTQRILGTLIGGLTGVLILYLVPDFTVRFVFLVLFMVLAYSFLRIRYFLAVVFMTPFIFIVYSFLYPDSNFLIVRERIIDTVLGSGLAYLASNFFLPSWEYTGFKQMSAKVLKANLEYFAMIISRLDTATFDEVAYRLARRKMYLQSANLSAAFQRMLDEPKSKQKNKQDLHQFVVLNHILSSYFSTLSSSLMRSDMVLSSPDQVVKIKRIRNYLLRSLEHLNERGEELDFSVLDNEETFLKATDSAEISLLTEQLQLIQKTCSDLEKLSRKMTAS
- a CDS encoding Gfo/Idh/MocA family protein; the protein is MIKTLLLQIVCCFMFLFSSVLYAQETVKFAMVGLSHGHSPWFFEWGKEEGMELVSIYEPDKSIARSFQERYGLEEALLYTDLQRMLQETQPDGILVFGAIVDHLEAVKVAAPMGIHVMVEKPLATTLADAQKMAQLAKENSIHLLTDYETSWYPATEKVFRFFDEQQAAFGEIRKMVFHHGHEGPKEIGVGPEFLEWLTDPVKNGGGALVDFGCYGANIMTYLMHGERPLAVTAVTKTYKPEIYPEVDDEATIIVDYKSSQGIIQASWNWPFNRKDMEVYGERGYVITKDDEQLRYRVKGKEERQMKAAAAQLDVETNPFEYFREVIVGDRVPDAFSPYTLENNLRVMEILDAARKSAEQGERVVLQE